A section of the Marispirochaeta aestuarii genome encodes:
- the uvrA gene encoding excinuclease ABC subunit UvrA translates to MKKLIVKGAREHNLKNIDLELPRDSLIVVSGLSGSGKSSLAFDTIFAEGQRRYVESLSAYARQFLGRMDKPDVDYIEGLSPAISIEQKTTHRNPRSTVGTVTEIYDYMRLLYARIGIPHCPVCGKEIREQSVDQILDTILAYPDGSRIMILAPVVRGKKGEHRKIIEDAARAGFVRIRVNGEVLSLDEEIILNKKQKHSLEVVVDRLKIQEDVRKRLAESVETALEVADGQIVVVQLEKNIQKEEFFSQKNSCPDCGISIPELQPRLFSFNNPFGACEVCAGLGMTMEFDPALIIPDPSLSFNDGAIKTHNPDSAWHRSWFESLADHFGFDLDTPIQDLDKDIWHILLHGSDDVIDITYVNRKKTGRFEYSTNFKGILNDLNRRYRESRSPGIKEWLEGFMRQQRCTACGGKRLKPEALAVTVGGENIHSLTCRSVQDLLGFFSQVGLSPTEKHISAQIMKEILDRLTFMKKVGLEYLTLERQSATLSGGEAQRIRLATQVGSQLVGVLYILDEPTIGLHQRDNQRLIETLLHLRDIGNTLIVVEHDDMTIKTADYIVDLGPGAGIHGGHITACGTLEQILEAPESLTGQYLRGELAIPIPAERRRGNGKTITIYGASEHNLKNIDVSFPLGTFTVITGVSGSGKSTLMENLLFPILRNSVSPYKLETGAHDRAEGLEEIDKIINIDQSPIGRTPRSNPATYVGLFTPIRDLFASLPESRARGYKAGRFSFNVKGGRCENCQGDGTIKIEMHFLPDVYVTCDVCKGKRFNRETLDVRYKGKNIHDVLDMSVEEALEFFEKIPSIRRRLETLQAVGLNYVKLGQSALTLSGGEAQRVKLSLELSKRSTGKTFYILDEPTTGLHFADVKKLLEVLQMLVDKGNSVVLIEHNLDVIKQADYIIDLGPEGGDKGGNIVARGTPEEILKVKGSHTAHYLREVMK, encoded by the coding sequence ATGAAAAAGCTTATTGTAAAAGGTGCCCGGGAGCATAATCTCAAGAACATCGATCTTGAACTTCCCCGGGACTCATTGATTGTCGTCTCCGGTCTTAGCGGAAGCGGGAAGTCCTCCCTGGCTTTCGATACCATCTTTGCCGAGGGGCAGCGCCGCTATGTCGAGTCCCTTTCGGCTTACGCCCGGCAGTTTCTGGGGCGCATGGACAAGCCGGATGTGGACTACATCGAGGGACTCTCCCCGGCTATCTCCATAGAACAGAAAACGACCCACCGGAATCCCCGTTCAACCGTGGGAACCGTAACCGAAATATACGATTACATGCGGCTTCTCTACGCCAGGATCGGAATCCCCCACTGCCCGGTCTGCGGCAAGGAGATCCGGGAGCAGTCGGTGGACCAGATCCTGGACACTATTCTTGCATACCCCGACGGCAGCAGGATCATGATTCTTGCCCCGGTGGTGAGGGGAAAAAAGGGAGAGCACCGCAAGATCATCGAGGATGCCGCCAGGGCAGGGTTTGTGCGTATTCGCGTCAACGGAGAAGTCCTTTCCCTGGATGAAGAGATTATTCTGAACAAGAAGCAGAAACACTCTCTTGAGGTCGTGGTGGATCGTCTGAAAATTCAGGAAGATGTGCGCAAGCGTCTGGCCGAATCGGTGGAGACCGCCCTGGAGGTTGCCGACGGGCAGATTGTGGTGGTGCAGCTGGAAAAAAACATCCAGAAGGAGGAGTTCTTCAGCCAGAAAAACTCCTGCCCCGACTGCGGCATCAGCATTCCCGAACTGCAGCCCCGGCTCTTCAGCTTCAACAATCCCTTCGGCGCCTGCGAGGTCTGTGCCGGACTGGGAATGACCATGGAGTTTGATCCCGCCCTGATTATTCCCGATCCCTCCCTCTCCTTTAACGATGGGGCTATAAAGACCCACAACCCCGACTCCGCCTGGCACCGCAGCTGGTTCGAGTCCCTGGCCGACCATTTCGGCTTTGACCTGGACACCCCCATACAGGACCTGGACAAGGATATATGGCATATTCTGCTCCACGGCAGTGATGATGTAATCGACATAACCTATGTGAACCGGAAAAAGACCGGGCGTTTTGAATACTCCACAAACTTCAAGGGGATTCTCAATGATCTGAATCGCCGCTACCGGGAGAGCCGTTCCCCGGGCATCAAGGAGTGGCTCGAGGGCTTCATGCGCCAGCAGAGATGTACGGCCTGCGGGGGCAAGCGTCTCAAACCCGAAGCCCTGGCAGTGACCGTCGGGGGAGAGAACATCCACTCCCTTACCTGCCGTTCGGTGCAGGATCTGCTTGGATTCTTCAGCCAGGTCGGTCTGAGCCCCACGGAAAAGCACATCTCCGCCCAGATCATGAAGGAGATCCTGGACCGCCTCACCTTCATGAAGAAGGTCGGCCTGGAGTACCTAACCCTGGAGCGCCAGTCAGCGACCCTCTCCGGGGGAGAGGCCCAGAGGATACGCCTGGCAACCCAGGTGGGATCCCAGCTGGTGGGGGTCCTCTATATTCTGGACGAGCCGACCATCGGACTTCATCAGCGGGACAATCAGCGTCTCATAGAGACCCTTCTGCATCTGCGGGATATAGGGAACACCCTCATCGTCGTCGAACATGACGATATGACCATCAAGACCGCCGACTATATCGTGGACCTGGGTCCCGGGGCGGGGATTCACGGGGGGCATATTACCGCCTGCGGAACCCTCGAACAGATCCTCGAAGCGCCGGAGAGTCTTACCGGGCAGTACCTGCGGGGTGAGCTTGCCATTCCCATTCCTGCGGAACGCCGCCGGGGAAACGGAAAAACGATTACCATCTACGGCGCCTCAGAGCACAACCTCAAGAATATAGATGTCTCTTTTCCCCTGGGAACCTTTACGGTTATAACCGGGGTTTCGGGGTCCGGAAAATCGACTCTCATGGAGAACCTGCTTTTCCCCATCCTCAGGAACTCTGTCAGTCCCTACAAGCTCGAAACCGGGGCTCACGACAGGGCTGAAGGTCTTGAAGAGATCGACAAGATCATCAATATCGATCAGAGCCCCATCGGCCGGACCCCCCGTTCCAACCCTGCGACCTATGTGGGGCTCTTTACCCCCATCCGGGATCTCTTTGCCTCCCTGCCGGAGAGCCGCGCCAGGGGCTACAAGGCGGGGCGCTTCTCCTTCAACGTGAAAGGCGGGCGCTGCGAGAACTGCCAGGGGGACGGCACCATTAAAATCGAGATGCACTTCCTTCCTGATGTCTATGTTACCTGTGATGTCTGCAAGGGAAAACGCTTCAACCGGGAGACCCTGGATGTCCGCTACAAGGGCAAAAATATACATGATGTTCTTGATATGTCCGTGGAGGAGGCCCTGGAATTCTTTGAAAAGATTCCTTCCATCCGGCGGCGCCTGGAGACCCTGCAGGCGGTGGGGCTGAACTATGTAAAGCTTGGACAGTCAGCTTTGACCCTTTCAGGCGGAGAAGCCCAGAGGGTCAAGCTCTCCCTGGAGCTCTCCAAGCGCAGCACGGGCAAAACCTTTTATATACTGGATGAACCCACAACGGGTCTCCATTTCGCGGATGTAAAAAAGCTGCTGGAGGTTCTGCAGATGCTGGTGGACAAGGGCAATTCCGTGGTGCTGATCGAACACAACCTGGATGTCATAAAGCAGGCGGACTACATTATCGATCTGGGACCGGAAGGAGGAGATAAGGGGGGAAACATTGTGGCCCGGGGTACACCGGAGGAAATCCTGAAAGTCAAGGGATCTCACACCGCCCATTACCTCCGCGAGGTCATGAAGTAA
- a CDS encoding LPS-assembly protein LptD, which yields MASPLLRLSVYTLVFILAAAGVLTAQTGGQGMLDPAVYLKLTGYDIATADLYQLQDWCRILSLDHRGTIDSLRRRLYAHFGLEAGNIPDLTEAEKKQTLTIRSADSTRYFTLETRDEGYIEISGGILLELYSPVEGTRHTIQADRLLYNQSTGDLSAEGSVRYTLVEEGNQEETFYGKSLTVNLGSWESRFLKGYTLQNRTVNEKELTFTFYGDTIARSSSEIIFMQDGRITSSQLEPPSYRIDADEIWVYEPGEWLMNGATFYLGRVPVLVFPFFFQLRDKMVVNPSFGFDLVDGAFIQTTTYLYGMPSKSDQDSLSFLQMTDVEEGDRVTELRGLYMRTKDNPSREEVQRARRLRESGDYFRVLLDYYNRKGLVSALDLSLSDTGGLDSLELFAGVGATRVVSQYAPYQYTWDDPNKSSPVPVWEGGWIAGVFIPFRFDLRSSLEGELAGLDYSLSVPFNSDPRVSRLFDNRKETIDWGELLAITENPDPYQDTTLPSSFTWEAVSSYSADTSRLRPWITEFRIRELSSSMEWAYGTISASEPDLDSLLPQYDIVPSYLRNEYSSIYFPYPKSLVFPELRINLAGNLLPEKGGGGTGEGSAGDDSSGLLPPWRSSEDEDSADTEEEEGVLSPRLMDDYSLRLNADSAKNDALSYSFNPVLVHGISYDIYGWKEGGTTLYSSPEDVDFDSAYSLTTFSGDARLRYDGSYMNNLLSLNESIGLTFQEKQRTRHIESSIPNWDSLVESDKGGSYERLSHSMTLSYRPFLHSAVPVDQTLEYSLRHYLFTREYEADHGFRNDVLPWERNTIQEQKLSSTSLFDAGDYPQKVYVSWVLPPLLGQVDALYTGEFNRLVLNLSGGATEVDDYEWEPDDLISEARINLNDYSYLRQRLLFGENESLEHFRLREGISEATAATSDNRYGLQGNYEYTINDEDDSGIRQTFLPQTLAFKGWIGNFWSRYAMEYLYPYDLQVGTGWNKGTEREFIPSTFSLGYKRDYLSDPFWKRRVNMSFTIDTGLTQDLNRFSDSSLFFETSLTLKVFRFIDLQFSSYSENTSVFRYMPWLLEDSGIEPVNPLEDLVRSLNFFNDEERRLSNFNLRSIALKAVHHLDQWDLTIEYTGEPEQENEGTRPVYRWESNFSIYLQWNPIPELKQEINYSDGDLSL from the coding sequence GTGGCATCCCCTCTGCTTCGTCTGTCTGTATACACCCTTGTTTTCATTCTTGCCGCTGCAGGGGTGCTGACGGCTCAGACCGGCGGGCAGGGAATGCTGGATCCTGCGGTCTATCTGAAACTCACCGGCTACGATATCGCAACAGCGGACCTGTATCAGCTGCAGGACTGGTGCCGCATCCTTTCCCTTGATCACCGCGGCACCATCGACTCCCTGAGGCGCCGACTGTATGCTCACTTCGGGCTCGAAGCCGGGAATATTCCGGATTTGACGGAGGCTGAGAAAAAACAGACCCTCACTATCCGCTCCGCCGACTCGACCCGGTATTTTACCCTGGAGACGCGGGACGAGGGCTATATCGAGATATCCGGCGGCATTCTGCTGGAACTCTATTCTCCCGTGGAGGGTACGAGGCATACTATACAGGCGGATCGGCTGCTCTATAACCAGAGCACCGGTGACCTGAGTGCAGAGGGAAGTGTACGCTATACCCTGGTGGAAGAAGGAAACCAGGAGGAGACCTTTTACGGTAAAAGCCTGACGGTCAATCTCGGCAGCTGGGAGAGCCGTTTTCTGAAAGGCTATACCCTGCAGAACCGGACTGTTAACGAAAAGGAACTTACCTTTACATTTTACGGCGATACCATCGCCCGTTCATCCTCCGAGATTATCTTCATGCAGGACGGCCGGATTACCTCCAGCCAGCTGGAACCTCCCAGCTACCGGATCGATGCGGACGAGATCTGGGTCTATGAACCCGGTGAGTGGCTCATGAATGGCGCGACCTTTTACCTCGGCAGGGTTCCTGTTCTTGTATTTCCCTTCTTTTTTCAGCTCCGGGACAAGATGGTGGTCAATCCCTCCTTTGGCTTCGATCTGGTGGACGGGGCCTTCATTCAGACAACAACGTACCTCTATGGAATGCCCTCGAAAAGCGATCAGGACTCCCTCTCTTTTCTGCAGATGACGGATGTGGAAGAGGGCGACAGGGTTACCGAGCTCCGGGGTCTGTATATGAGGACCAAGGATAATCCTTCCAGGGAAGAGGTCCAGCGGGCACGGCGGCTGAGGGAATCGGGGGATTATTTTCGGGTCCTTCTTGACTACTACAATCGAAAGGGTCTTGTAAGCGCCCTGGACCTGTCTCTCAGCGACACCGGCGGTCTCGATTCCCTCGAGCTCTTCGCCGGAGTCGGAGCCACCCGGGTAGTTTCGCAGTATGCTCCGTACCAGTACACCTGGGACGATCCAAACAAGAGTTCCCCGGTCCCGGTATGGGAAGGGGGATGGATTGCCGGGGTGTTTATTCCCTTTCGTTTTGATCTTCGCTCCTCCCTGGAGGGGGAACTGGCAGGACTGGACTATTCCCTCTCGGTACCCTTTAATTCCGATCCCCGGGTCAGCCGGCTCTTCGACAATCGCAAGGAGACCATAGACTGGGGAGAACTGCTGGCCATTACCGAAAATCCGGACCCCTACCAGGATACCACGCTTCCCTCCAGCTTTACCTGGGAGGCGGTTTCCAGCTACTCCGCCGATACCTCCCGCCTGCGGCCATGGATAACGGAATTCAGAATCAGGGAGCTTTCCAGCTCCATGGAATGGGCCTACGGCACAATCTCCGCTTCCGAACCCGACCTCGATTCCCTTTTACCCCAGTACGATATTGTTCCCTCGTATCTGCGGAACGAATACTCCTCGATCTACTTTCCCTATCCGAAGAGTCTTGTGTTTCCTGAACTTCGTATCAACCTGGCGGGGAATCTCCTCCCGGAAAAGGGGGGGGGAGGAACCGGGGAGGGGAGCGCCGGGGATGACAGCTCCGGACTTCTTCCTCCCTGGCGCAGCAGCGAAGATGAAGATTCCGCCGATACCGAGGAAGAGGAAGGAGTACTTTCTCCGCGTCTGATGGACGATTACAGCCTCCGTCTGAACGCCGATAGTGCAAAAAATGATGCCCTGAGCTACAGTTTCAATCCCGTCCTGGTGCACGGTATCAGTTATGACATCTACGGCTGGAAGGAGGGAGGAACCACCCTCTATTCGTCCCCTGAGGATGTGGATTTTGACAGCGCCTACAGCCTCACAACCTTCTCCGGAGACGCGAGACTGCGCTATGACGGGAGTTACATGAATAATCTGCTCTCCCTGAACGAATCCATCGGGCTGACTTTTCAGGAAAAGCAGCGTACCAGGCATATTGAATCCTCCATTCCCAACTGGGACTCCCTGGTGGAGAGTGACAAGGGCGGCAGTTATGAACGGCTTTCCCATTCTATGACCCTCAGTTACCGTCCGTTCCTGCATTCCGCCGTCCCCGTTGATCAGACCCTGGAATACAGTCTGCGGCATTACCTTTTTACCCGGGAGTACGAGGCTGATCACGGCTTCAGGAATGATGTGCTTCCCTGGGAACGGAATACCATTCAGGAACAGAAGCTGAGTTCCACCAGCCTGTTTGATGCCGGGGACTATCCCCAGAAGGTTTATGTAAGCTGGGTCCTGCCCCCTCTTCTCGGGCAGGTGGATGCCCTCTATACCGGGGAATTCAATCGTCTGGTGCTCAACCTCTCCGGCGGCGCTACCGAGGTCGACGACTATGAATGGGAGCCCGATGATCTGATAAGCGAAGCAAGGATCAACCTGAATGACTACAGTTATCTGCGGCAGCGTCTCCTGTTTGGAGAGAATGAATCCCTTGAACACTTCCGTCTCAGGGAGGGAATAAGCGAAGCAACGGCCGCCACGTCGGATAACCGGTACGGACTCCAGGGAAACTATGAATACACCATAAACGATGAAGATGATTCGGGAATCCGGCAGACCTTTCTTCCCCAGACCCTGGCATTCAAGGGCTGGATCGGGAATTTCTGGTCCCGCTATGCCATGGAGTACCTCTATCCCTACGACCTCCAGGTCGGTACCGGGTGGAATAAGGGGACAGAAAGGGAGTTTATTCCAAGTACCTTTTCCCTCGGTTACAAACGGGACTATTTATCCGATCCTTTCTGGAAAAGGCGGGTAAACATGAGTTTTACCATAGATACCGGGCTGACCCAGGACCTGAACAGGTTTTCTGACTCCTCCCTCTTTTTTGAAACGAGCCTTACCTTGAAAGTTTTTCGGTTCATCGATCTTCAGTTCTCCAGTTATTCAGAGAATACCTCTGTTTTCCGATACATGCCCTGGCTGCTCGAGGATTCGGGCATAGAACCGGTAAATCCCCTGGAGGATCTGGTCCGTTCCCTGAATTTCTTCAATGATGAGGAACGGCGGCTCTCCAATTTCAATCTCAGGTCCATCGCTCTAAAAGCAGTCCATCATCTTGACCAGTGGGACCTCACCATCGAATATACCGGCGAACCGGAGCAGGAAAATGAGGGTACCCGGCCGGTGTACCGATGGGAATCAAATTTCTCCATTTATCTGCAGTGGAACCCGATTCCGGAACTGAAACAGGAGATCAACTATTCAGACGGTGATCTTTCCCTTTAA
- a CDS encoding PhoH family protein has product MTIVLEDNTILHDLCGVNDRNLRYIEGVLGSRVHTRGNQLVLDSPKSQDQRVFRELIGELQTHLKNGHAPDRDLIHGIYRSLHEGNDTELALLRRTVLNVPGSSTKVFPRGTNQASYIESMTGKDIVFGVGPAGTGKTFLAIAYALQEILSKRMRKLVLTRPVVEAGESLGFLPGDLAQKINPYLRPLYDAMDILVPYETVSRLEENRIIEIAPLAYMRGRSLSNAFIILDEAQNTTVEQMKMFLTRLGEGSKAVITGDITQIDLPVKKKSGLVDAVNVLAGIDEIAFSYFTAHDVVRHPVVKKIIQAYETQG; this is encoded by the coding sequence GTGACTATAGTATTAGAGGATAATACGATCCTGCATGATCTTTGCGGGGTCAACGACCGGAACCTCCGGTATATTGAAGGCGTATTGGGTTCCCGTGTCCATACCAGGGGAAATCAGCTCGTTCTGGATTCACCGAAATCCCAGGACCAGAGGGTCTTCCGGGAGCTTATCGGGGAACTTCAGACTCATTTGAAGAACGGTCATGCCCCGGACAGGGACCTCATCCACGGTATTTACCGTTCCCTGCACGAGGGCAACGACACCGAACTGGCCCTGCTCAGGCGGACTGTTCTTAATGTTCCCGGCAGCTCCACCAAGGTTTTCCCCCGGGGTACCAACCAGGCATCCTATATCGAATCCATGACCGGGAAGGATATTGTATTCGGAGTAGGGCCTGCGGGTACCGGCAAGACCTTTCTTGCCATCGCCTACGCCCTCCAGGAGATTCTGAGCAAGCGGATGCGAAAGCTCGTTCTTACCCGTCCTGTTGTAGAGGCGGGAGAGAGCCTGGGCTTTCTTCCCGGTGATCTCGCTCAGAAGATAAATCCCTATCTGCGGCCCCTCTACGACGCCATGGATATTCTGGTGCCCTATGAAACGGTGAGCCGTCTTGAGGAAAACCGCATAATCGAGATCGCTCCCCTGGCATATATGAGGGGAAGAAGCCTCTCCAACGCTTTCATCATCCTCGATGAGGCCCAGAATACCACGGTGGAGCAGATGAAGATGTTCCTTACGCGGCTGGGGGAAGGATCAAAGGCGGTAATCACCGGTGATATTACCCAGATAGATCTTCCCGTCAAAAAGAAGTCGGGACTTGTCGACGCGGTCAATGTGCTTGCCGGTATCGATGAGATCGCTTTTTCCTATTTTACCGCCCATGATGTGGTTCGGCATCCGGTGGTGAAAAAGATAATTCAGGCTTATGAAACGCAAGGCTAA